The following proteins come from a genomic window of Kitasatospora sp. NBC_01246:
- a CDS encoding D-alanine--D-alanine ligase family protein has translation MSIEQTPPNPSAKPRVALVFGGRSSEHAISVSTAGSVLRAIDREKYDVLPIGITHEGRWALVSDDPARMAITDGRLPDVAQVAEAVDGQVVLPVSPDSREVVWSEPGAVPKALGEVDVVFPLLHGPWGEDGTLQGLLELSGVPYVGNGVLSSAVGMDKEFTKRVLASHGLGVGSYTIVRPREWESEAGRAAVRERVGELGLPVFVKPCRAGSSIGITKVKDLAGLDAAIEEARRHDPKLIIEAGVSGREIECGVLEFEDGPRASVPAEVLVGGDYEFYDFEAKYIDSSEVRIPAELGAAELAEIRRQAVAAFEALGCEGLARVDFFLLDDGSWMINEVNTMPGFTPISAYPKMWEASGLSYPELIDRLLQAALRRPTGLR, from the coding sequence ATGAGCATCGAACAGACCCCCCCGAATCCGTCCGCGAAGCCGCGCGTAGCGCTCGTCTTCGGTGGCCGCAGCTCCGAGCACGCCATCTCGGTGTCCACCGCGGGCAGCGTGCTCAGGGCGATCGACCGCGAGAAGTACGACGTGCTGCCGATCGGCATCACCCACGAGGGCCGCTGGGCGCTGGTCAGCGACGATCCGGCCCGGATGGCCATCACCGACGGCCGGCTGCCGGACGTCGCCCAGGTGGCCGAGGCCGTCGACGGCCAGGTCGTGCTGCCGGTCAGCCCGGACAGCCGCGAGGTGGTCTGGAGCGAGCCGGGGGCGGTGCCGAAGGCGCTCGGCGAGGTCGACGTGGTCTTCCCGCTGCTGCACGGCCCCTGGGGCGAGGACGGCACCCTCCAGGGCCTGCTGGAGCTGTCCGGAGTGCCGTACGTCGGCAACGGCGTGCTCTCCAGCGCGGTGGGCATGGACAAGGAGTTCACCAAGCGGGTGCTGGCCTCGCACGGCCTGGGCGTCGGCTCGTACACCATCGTCCGGCCGCGGGAGTGGGAGAGCGAGGCCGGCCGCGCCGCCGTCCGCGAGCGGGTCGGGGAACTCGGTCTGCCGGTGTTCGTGAAGCCCTGCCGGGCCGGCTCCAGCATCGGCATCACCAAGGTCAAGGACCTCGCCGGGCTGGACGCCGCGATCGAGGAGGCCCGCCGGCACGACCCCAAGCTGATCATCGAGGCCGGGGTGTCCGGGCGCGAGATCGAGTGCGGGGTGCTGGAGTTCGAGGACGGCCCGCGCGCCAGCGTCCCGGCCGAGGTCCTGGTCGGCGGCGACTACGAGTTCTACGACTTCGAGGCCAAGTACATCGACTCCTCCGAGGTGCGCATCCCGGCCGAACTCGGTGCGGCCGAGCTCGCCGAGATCCGCCGTCAGGCGGTCGCCGCGTTCGAGGCGCTCGGCTGCGAGGGCCTGGCCCGGGTGGACTTCTTCCTGCTGGACGACGGCAGCTGGATGATCAACGAGGTCAACACCATGCCCGGCTTCACCCCGATCTCGGCCTACCCGAAGATGTGGGAGGCCAGCGGGCTGTCGTACCCGGAGCTGATCGACCGGCTGCTCCAGGCGGCGCTGCGCCGCCCGACCGGGCTGCGCTAG
- a CDS encoding DUF3515 domain-containing protein has translation MARELRVPSFLTALPAPVRWLALPLALSCTVVVLLGSWGAPAAIEVPKPTGRAAGYCRDLAAALPQEVLGHARKDPSPGSPYVAAWASSPRTVLRCGVDRPEALNGEHAKDLSPTIDDVTWWAQKLDDGGYRFITTMRRAYVEVTVPGGAFSNPLDPVSALNGVVKANIP, from the coding sequence GTGGCCCGAGAACTCCGCGTCCCCAGCTTCCTGACTGCGCTGCCGGCCCCCGTCCGGTGGCTGGCCCTGCCGCTGGCGCTGAGCTGCACCGTCGTGGTGCTGCTCGGCAGCTGGGGCGCGCCCGCGGCGATCGAGGTGCCGAAGCCGACCGGGAGGGCCGCCGGCTACTGCCGGGACCTGGCCGCGGCGCTGCCCCAGGAGGTGCTCGGCCACGCCCGCAAGGACCCGTCGCCCGGCTCCCCGTACGTGGCCGCCTGGGCCAGCTCGCCGCGCACCGTGCTGCGCTGCGGGGTGGACCGGCCGGAGGCGCTGAACGGCGAGCACGCCAAGGACCTCTCCCCCACCATCGACGACGTCACCTGGTGGGCGCAGAAGCTCGACGACGGCGGATACCGGTTCATCACCACGATGCGCCGGGCGTACGTCGAGGTGACCGTCCCCGGCGGGGCCTTCAGTAATCCGCTCGACCCGGTCTCCGCCCTGAACGGCGTGGTGAAGGCCAACATCCCGTAG
- a CDS encoding Lrp/AsnC family transcriptional regulator, translated as MVQAYILIQTEVGKATAVARSISEIPGVLQAEDVTGPYDVIVRAEAETVDDLGRLVVAKVQQVEGITRTLTCPVVHL; from the coding sequence GTGGTACAGGCATACATCCTGATCCAGACCGAGGTCGGCAAGGCCACCGCCGTGGCCCGGTCCATCTCCGAGATCCCCGGTGTCCTCCAGGCCGAGGACGTCACCGGACCGTACGACGTGATCGTGCGGGCCGAGGCCGAGACGGTGGACGACCTCGGCCGCCTGGTCGTGGCCAAGGTCCAGCAGGTGGAGGGCATCACCCGCACCCTCACCTGTCCGGTGGTCCACCTGTAG
- a CDS encoding NAD(P)H-dependent glycerol-3-phosphate dehydrogenase, protein MTRCAVFGTGSWGTAFAMVLADAGCEVTLWGRRPELVDAIHTTHVNPDYLPGVPLPGSVRATVDPARALAGADFAVLAVPSQTLRENLAAWAPLIEPQTVLVSLMKGIELGTAKRMSEVIAEVAKVGAERVAVVSGPNLAREIANRQPAASVVACTDEAVAKRLQAACHTPYFRPYTNTDVIGCELGGAVKNVIGLAVGMADGMGLGDNTKATLITRGLAETTRLGLALGADAYTFAGLAGMGDLVATCSSPLSRNHTFGTNLGRGMSLAETIAATRQTAEGVKSCESVLDLARRSGVDMPIVEAVVDVVHNGRPTQEALRALMSRSAKAERH, encoded by the coding sequence GTGACCCGATGTGCCGTGTTCGGAACGGGTTCCTGGGGGACCGCGTTCGCGATGGTGCTGGCCGACGCGGGCTGCGAGGTCACCCTCTGGGGCCGCCGGCCGGAGCTGGTGGACGCGATCCACACCACCCACGTCAACCCCGACTACCTGCCCGGCGTCCCGCTGCCCGGGTCGGTCCGGGCCACCGTGGACCCGGCGCGGGCCCTGGCCGGCGCCGACTTCGCGGTGCTCGCGGTGCCCTCCCAGACGCTGCGCGAGAACCTCGCCGCCTGGGCCCCGCTGATCGAGCCGCAGACCGTGCTGGTGAGCCTGATGAAGGGCATCGAACTCGGCACCGCCAAGCGGATGAGCGAGGTCATCGCCGAGGTCGCGAAGGTCGGGGCGGAGCGGGTGGCCGTCGTCAGCGGCCCCAACCTGGCCCGGGAGATCGCCAACCGGCAGCCCGCCGCGAGCGTGGTGGCCTGCACCGACGAGGCGGTCGCCAAGCGGCTCCAGGCGGCCTGCCACACGCCGTACTTCCGCCCCTACACCAACACCGACGTGATCGGCTGCGAGCTGGGCGGCGCGGTGAAGAACGTGATCGGCCTGGCGGTCGGCATGGCGGACGGCATGGGTCTCGGCGACAACACCAAGGCCACGCTGATCACCCGGGGCCTGGCCGAGACGACCCGGCTGGGGCTGGCGCTCGGCGCCGACGCGTACACCTTCGCCGGGCTCGCCGGGATGGGCGACCTGGTGGCGACCTGCTCCTCGCCGCTCTCCCGCAACCACACCTTCGGCACCAACCTCGGCCGCGGGATGTCGCTGGCCGAGACCATCGCGGCCACCCGGCAGACCGCGGAGGGCGTCAAGTCCTGCGAGTCCGTGCTCGACCTGGCCCGGCGCAGCGGCGTCGACATGCCGATCGTCGAGGCCGTGGTGGACGTGGTGCACAACGGGCGCCCCACCCAGGAGGCGCTGCGGGCGCTGATGTCGCGCTCGGCCAAGGCCGAGCGGCACTGA
- a CDS encoding thiamine-phosphate kinase, whose amino-acid sequence MQGTVGELGEFGLIRELTARVPLTDAVDLGPGDDAAVVKTPDGRVVATMDVLIENRHFRRDWSTAYDVGRKAAAQNLADVAAMGAVPTAILLGLVTPADLPTTWATELMDGLRDECQVAGATVVGGDVVRGDVITLAITALGDLQGRAPVTRAGAQVGDVVAVTGWLGWSAAGLTVLQRGFRSPRAFVEAHRRPEPPYHAGPAGAELGATAMVDVSDGLVADLGHVARASAVDIDLRAADFDVPAQMADIGQAVGVDPLVWVLSGGEDHAIVATFPRGVQLPARWRVVGEVTGRARPSRGGRVTVDGEPWDRVGGWDHFAE is encoded by the coding sequence ATGCAGGGGACCGTGGGCGAGCTCGGCGAGTTCGGACTCATCAGGGAGCTGACGGCCCGGGTACCGCTCACCGACGCGGTCGACCTCGGTCCGGGCGACGACGCCGCGGTGGTGAAGACGCCGGACGGCCGGGTGGTCGCCACCATGGACGTGCTGATCGAGAACCGGCACTTCCGCCGGGACTGGTCGACCGCCTACGACGTGGGCCGCAAGGCCGCCGCCCAGAACCTCGCCGACGTGGCCGCGATGGGCGCGGTGCCGACGGCGATCCTGCTCGGCCTGGTCACCCCCGCCGATCTGCCGACCACCTGGGCCACCGAGCTGATGGACGGGCTGCGCGACGAGTGCCAGGTGGCCGGTGCCACGGTGGTCGGCGGCGACGTGGTGCGCGGCGATGTCATCACCCTCGCCATCACGGCGCTCGGGGATCTCCAGGGGCGCGCACCGGTGACGCGCGCCGGGGCTCAGGTGGGCGACGTGGTCGCCGTCACCGGCTGGCTCGGCTGGTCCGCCGCCGGGCTGACCGTGCTGCAGCGCGGGTTCCGCTCGCCGCGCGCCTTCGTCGAGGCGCACCGCCGGCCCGAGCCGCCGTACCACGCGGGCCCGGCCGGCGCCGAGTTGGGCGCCACCGCGATGGTCGACGTGAGCGACGGGCTGGTGGCCGACCTCGGCCACGTCGCCCGGGCCAGCGCGGTGGACATCGACCTGCGGGCCGCCGACTTCGACGTCCCGGCGCAGATGGCCGACATCGGGCAGGCCGTCGGGGTGGACCCGCTGGTCTGGGTGCTCTCCGGCGGCGAGGACCACGCGATCGTGGCGACCTTCCCGCGCGGGGTCCAACTGCCCGCCCGCTGGCGGGTGGTGGGCGAGGTGACCGGCCGGGCCCGGCCGTCCCGCGGTGGCCGGGTGACGGTGGACGGCGAGCCCTGGGACCGGGTCGGCGGCTGGGACCACTTCGCGGAATGA
- the rpmB gene encoding 50S ribosomal protein L28, with protein MAANCDVCGKGPGFGNSISHSHRRTPRRWNPNIQTVRAVIGRTPKRLNVCTSCIKAGKVSR; from the coding sequence GTGGCTGCCAACTGCGACGTCTGCGGCAAGGGGCCGGGCTTCGGCAACAGCATCTCCCACTCTCACCGCCGTACCCCCCGTCGTTGGAACCCCAACATTCAGACGGTGCGCGCTGTGATTGGGCGGACGCCGAAGCGGCTCAACGTCTGCACCTCGTGCATCAAGGCCGGTAAGGTCTCGCGCTGA
- a CDS encoding 6-phosphofructokinase: MRIGVLTSGGDCPGLNAVIRSVVHRGTDVHGDEIVGIEDGFLGLIEGRTRPISHDDVTGLLTLGGTILGSARVQRDRIAWAVENAETLARDIGIDALIAIGGEGTLTAAKMFSDAGLPVVGVPKTIDNDIDATDVTFGFDTAVHVATDAIDRLKTTAESHQRVMVVELMGRHTGWITLTAGMAGGAHGILIPEKPFDIEAVARMVEDRFSRGKKFAIIAVAEGSAPMPGTMRFDHGVVDQFGHRTFGGIGNRLANELENLLGKEARPVILGHTQRGGTPTARDRVLATRFGWHAVEAVHKGAFGHFTALRGNDIELVPVAEAVTHLKTVPQDRWAESEAVL, translated from the coding sequence ATGCGCATCGGTGTCCTGACCAGCGGCGGAGACTGCCCCGGGCTCAACGCGGTGATCCGCTCCGTGGTGCACCGGGGAACCGATGTGCACGGTGACGAGATCGTCGGCATCGAGGACGGCTTCCTCGGCCTGATCGAGGGCCGCACCCGGCCGATCTCGCACGACGACGTCACCGGCCTGCTGACCCTCGGCGGCACCATCCTGGGCTCGGCCCGCGTGCAGCGCGACCGGATCGCCTGGGCGGTGGAGAACGCCGAGACCCTCGCCCGGGACATCGGCATCGACGCGCTGATCGCGATCGGCGGCGAGGGTACGCTGACCGCCGCCAAGATGTTCAGCGACGCCGGACTGCCGGTGGTCGGCGTGCCGAAGACCATCGACAACGACATCGACGCGACCGACGTCACCTTCGGGTTCGACACCGCGGTCCATGTCGCGACCGACGCGATCGACCGGCTGAAGACCACCGCCGAATCCCACCAGCGGGTGATGGTGGTGGAGTTGATGGGCCGGCACACCGGCTGGATCACCCTCACCGCCGGAATGGCCGGCGGCGCCCACGGCATCCTGATCCCGGAGAAGCCCTTCGACATCGAGGCGGTCGCCCGGATGGTCGAGGACCGCTTCTCCCGGGGCAAGAAGTTCGCCATCATCGCGGTGGCCGAGGGCTCGGCCCCGATGCCCGGCACGATGCGCTTCGACCACGGCGTCGTCGACCAGTTCGGCCACCGGACCTTCGGCGGGATCGGCAACCGGCTCGCCAACGAGCTGGAGAACCTGCTCGGCAAGGAGGCCCGGCCGGTCATCCTCGGCCACACCCAGCGCGGCGGCACCCCCACCGCCCGGGACCGGGTGCTCGCCACCCGGTTCGGCTGGCACGCGGTGGAGGCCGTCCACAAGGGCGCCTTCGGGCACTTCACCGCGCTGCGCGGCAACGACATCGAGCTGGTGCCGGTCGCCGAGGCGGTCACCCACCTCAAGACCGTGCCGCAGGACCGCTGGGCGGAATCCGAAGCCGTGCTCTGA
- the thiD gene encoding bifunctional hydroxymethylpyrimidine kinase/phosphomethylpyrimidine kinase, with protein MSLPSSAPAPGGRPQGGPSSAPPRVLTVAGSDSGGGAGIQADLKAMLALGVHGMSVITAVTAQNSLGVQGYWELPAEAVRAQFRSVVDDIGVQAVKTGMLASIELVETVSELLTGVNAPVVVDPVGVSKHGDALLAAEAVATVRERLLPVATLATPNLHEVTQLTGRTVEDEAQMLDAAKALLDLGPRWVLVKGGHLEGEAADLLYGGPGEEHWYRAPRYDNRHTHGTGCTLASAIAAGLAKGEPLPGAVASAKAYITGAIAGGFALGSGIGPVDHAWRWR; from the coding sequence ATGTCCCTCCCGTCTTCCGCCCCCGCTCCCGGCGGCCGCCCCCAGGGCGGCCCCTCCTCCGCACCCCCGCGGGTGCTCACCGTCGCCGGATCCGACTCCGGCGGCGGCGCCGGCATCCAGGCCGACCTCAAGGCGATGCTGGCCCTCGGCGTCCACGGCATGAGCGTGATCACCGCCGTCACCGCGCAGAACTCGCTCGGTGTCCAGGGCTACTGGGAGCTGCCGGCCGAGGCCGTCCGGGCCCAGTTCCGCAGTGTGGTGGACGACATCGGCGTCCAGGCCGTGAAGACCGGGATGCTCGCCTCGATCGAGCTGGTCGAGACCGTCTCCGAGCTGCTGACCGGGGTAAACGCCCCGGTGGTGGTCGACCCGGTCGGCGTCTCCAAGCACGGCGACGCGCTGCTGGCCGCCGAGGCCGTCGCCACCGTCCGGGAGCGGCTGCTGCCGGTCGCCACCCTGGCCACGCCCAACCTGCACGAAGTGACGCAGCTCACCGGGCGCACCGTCGAGGACGAGGCGCAGATGCTCGACGCGGCCAAGGCGCTGCTCGACCTCGGGCCGCGCTGGGTCCTGGTGAAGGGCGGGCACCTGGAGGGCGAGGCCGCCGACCTGCTGTACGGCGGGCCGGGGGAGGAGCACTGGTACCGGGCGCCCCGCTACGACAACCGGCACACCCACGGCACCGGCTGCACACTGGCCAGCGCCATCGCCGCCGGGCTGGCCAAGGGCGAACCGCTGCCCGGGGCGGTGGCCTCGGCGAAGGCCTACATCACCGGCGCGATCGCCGGCGGCTTCGCGCTCGGGTCCGGCATCGGCCCGGTGGACCACGCCTGGCGCTGGCGCTGA